A window of Eubacteriaceae bacterium ES3 contains these coding sequences:
- a CDS encoding flagellar hook-length control protein FliK — translation MGVQVSQASRTADFTSQHSSVQKSPGSEASKFLSFLNDARNEVKTAVINSETMEQGANENIQESIVPEEQISLSLAEESGLDGAVLSLLGLIKLEPEEPAESAEAVAEAGLANVLTVADETMLEQTGTFKGQVLNSGLAGAEGLSKAEQAAGFNASTVPADVAVPLALGEAQAAGVAETGALNLQETVSGQVGENLKELGQNQVEIETEESGQNKGVFSGLMRKEASSEVLTVNATVTGAGEKVPVQQDGSEADALLQGKTGNAATQEIVLESETADTSAAEIDSEQLIDVQALNGTKAAETISNFGDKTQIAAQVQDAIIENYEVNTDKTFKVTLNPECLGEIDVEMAFSNGKLTINILAASQETHELLAKQIDQLVRGLAMQKINVETVTTNRTVEETADSGQQSQSNLSNMDSRQNQSQSQNDLIQGRFNRFSKIGLDDGENLDETLTGLVGLNSQNSQLNRMDYFI, via the coding sequence GGACGGCTGATTTTACCAGTCAGCATTCAAGTGTTCAAAAGAGTCCAGGCTCGGAAGCATCAAAATTTTTGTCATTTTTAAATGATGCCAGAAATGAGGTGAAAACTGCTGTAATCAATAGTGAAACAATGGAGCAGGGGGCAAATGAGAACATACAGGAGAGTATCGTTCCAGAAGAGCAGATATCCCTTTCGCTTGCAGAGGAATCAGGTTTGGATGGCGCTGTATTGAGTCTGTTAGGACTAATTAAGCTCGAACCTGAAGAACCGGCAGAATCTGCAGAAGCAGTTGCGGAAGCAGGACTGGCGAATGTACTGACAGTAGCTGATGAGACAATGCTTGAGCAGACTGGCACATTTAAAGGTCAGGTTCTTAATTCAGGACTGGCTGGTGCTGAGGGGCTTTCGAAGGCTGAACAGGCAGCAGGGTTTAATGCATCTACTGTGCCAGCTGATGTGGCAGTACCATTAGCATTAGGTGAAGCACAGGCAGCTGGAGTGGCTGAAACTGGAGCGTTAAATTTACAGGAAACTGTTTCCGGTCAGGTAGGTGAAAACCTTAAAGAATTAGGACAGAACCAGGTAGAGATTGAGACAGAGGAAAGTGGTCAGAATAAAGGTGTGTTTTCTGGTCTCATGAGAAAAGAAGCAAGTTCAGAAGTTCTTACTGTAAACGCAACTGTTACAGGGGCTGGAGAAAAAGTACCGGTTCAGCAAGATGGTTCAGAAGCCGATGCCTTACTGCAGGGTAAAACTGGAAACGCGGCAACGCAGGAAATTGTGTTAGAGTCAGAAACAGCTGATACCAGTGCTGCTGAAATTGACAGTGAACAGTTGATTGATGTTCAAGCCTTAAATGGGACAAAGGCAGCAGAGACTATTTCCAACTTTGGGGATAAGACGCAGATTGCTGCTCAGGTTCAGGATGCCATTATTGAGAATTATGAAGTGAACACTGATAAGACTTTTAAGGTGACCTTAAATCCGGAGTGTCTTGGTGAGATTGATGTGGAGATGGCCTTTTCAAATGGCAAGTTGACTATTAATATTTTAGCAGCCAGCCAGGAAACCCATGAGCTGTTGGCGAAACAGATTGACCAGCTGGTACGCGGTCTGGCAATGCAGAAAATTAACGTGGAAACAGTAACGACTAATCGAACTGTAGAAGAAACCGCAGATTCTGGTCAACAAAGTCAGTCCAATCTTTCCAATATGGACTCTAGACAGAATCAGAGTCAGTCGCAGAATGACCTGATTCAGGGACGATTCAATCGGTTCAGTAAAATTGGCCTGGACGATGGTGAAAACCTAGATGAAACCTTGACAGGTTTAGTAGGGCTTAACAGTCAAAACAGTCAGCTTAATCGGATGGATTATTTTATTTAA
- a CDS encoding flagellar hook capping FlgD N-terminal domain-containing protein, whose product MAIDSINSYLTTAATTSTTAATTSSGLSSDVFSMDDFMAMMVAQLQNQDMYSSQDSSEFIAQMAQYTMIEAINEMTDAMDDMMELSQTNYGVSLIGKDVTIAEVDSDGNITSFNGTVEGVNFYNGSTQVVVDGTSYNLSSVMSVQAATE is encoded by the coding sequence ATGGCAATTGATAGTATTAACAGTTATTTAACGACTGCAGCAACAACATCAACGACAGCAGCGACAACTTCATCAGGCCTGTCAAGTGATGTTTTCAGTATGGACGATTTTATGGCGATGATGGTTGCGCAGCTACAAAATCAGGATATGTACAGCTCTCAGGATTCCAGCGAATTTATTGCACAAATGGCGCAATATACTATGATTGAGGCAATTAATGAAATGACTGATGCGATGGATGACATGATGGAGCTATCCCAGACCAATTATGGGGTCAGTTTGATCGGTAAAGATGTGACCATTGCTGAAGTAGATAGTGATGGAAATATTACATCATTTAATGGTACCGTTGAAGGTGTCAATTTCTATAATGGATCAACCCAGGTGGTTGTAGATGGGACATCTTATAATTTAAGTTCAGTCATGAGTGTACAGGCTGCAACTGAATAA
- a CDS encoding TIGR02530 family flagellar biosynthesis protein: MADTINNAYFRMNDAIVRQTERLGSNQNKQATVGKQTEESSFKDLLNENLSSSTVTFTKHASIRSEQRNIEVNEMDLQKLSEACDQAQEKGINNALIMMKDSAFIVSAQNRRVITVMDKNDMKDKIVNDIDGALFI; this comes from the coding sequence ATGGCAGACACTATCAATAATGCATATTTTCGAATGAATGATGCCATTGTCAGACAGACTGAGCGCCTCGGTTCCAATCAGAATAAACAAGCTACAGTCGGAAAACAGACGGAAGAAAGCAGTTTTAAAGATCTGCTGAATGAGAATCTAAGTTCTTCAACTGTCACGTTTACCAAACACGCCAGTATACGGAGTGAGCAGCGCAATATTGAAGTCAACGAAATGGATCTTCAAAAGTTAAGTGAAGCCTGCGATCAGGCACAGGAAAAAGGAATCAATAACGCTCTGATAATGATGAAAGATTCAGCTTTTATTGTCAGTGCACAGAACCGACGGGTAATCACCGTCATGGATAAAAATGATATGAAAGATAAAATTGTCAATGATATTGACGGCGCCTTGTTTATATAA
- a CDS encoding flagellar hook-basal body complex protein, with amino-acid sequence MLRSLYSAVSGMNAHQTKLNVIGNNIANVNTYGFKASRVVFSDVLYQNVRNSVAGSADAADSATGGVNPSQMGYGVKIGSIDLIMTNASGADTGRAMDCFIDGDGFFMVNTGLDDAGMKILKYTRVGNFSFDSAGNLVDSNGSIVQGTVADTLGWTLGDSVTGAERIVDGQSVADITDPTNDDYGSDTIGNITLSTDLLNNLTGVSIDYTGAITGIINSEPVVLGYIALSNFGNPDALGQDGNGYYTSSNNSGDAQPTEAQKLGTGRIVSGGLEMSNVDLSKEFTEMITAQRGFQANTRIVSVSDGVLEELVNLKR; translated from the coding sequence ATGTTAAGATCTTTATACTCTGCAGTTTCGGGGATGAATGCCCATCAGACAAAATTAAATGTAATTGGTAATAATATTGCCAATGTTAATACCTACGGCTTTAAAGCCAGCCGAGTAGTTTTTTCAGATGTTTTATATCAGAATGTCAGAAATTCAGTTGCTGGTTCAGCAGATGCTGCAGATTCGGCTACTGGTGGTGTTAACCCCAGTCAGATGGGTTATGGGGTTAAAATCGGCTCAATCGATTTGATTATGACCAATGCATCAGGTGCTGATACCGGCCGTGCTATGGACTGTTTTATTGATGGGGATGGATTTTTCATGGTTAATACAGGTTTGGATGATGCTGGCATGAAAATTTTAAAGTACACTCGTGTTGGTAATTTCAGCTTTGACTCAGCCGGAAATCTGGTTGATTCTAACGGTAGTATCGTTCAGGGGACTGTGGCGGATACATTAGGTTGGACATTAGGCGATTCAGTAACAGGTGCAGAAAGAATTGTGGATGGACAAAGCGTAGCGGATATAACTGATCCTACTAATGATGATTATGGTTCTGATACAATAGGAAATATCACACTATCTACAGATTTATTAAATAATCTTACCGGTGTTTCAATTGACTATACTGGAGCTATTACAGGGATAATTAATAGTGAACCTGTTGTCTTAGGATACATTGCTTTGTCAAATTTCGGAAATCCAGATGCTCTTGGACAGGATGGAAATGGTTATTACACATCTTCAAATAACTCAGGTGATGCCCAGCCAACTGAAGCTCAAAAACTTGGTACTGGCCGTATAGTCTCCGGTGGTCTTGAAATGTCAAATGTTGACCTTTCCAAAGAGTTTACCGAAATGATCACCGCTCAGCGTGGTTTTCAGGCTAATACCCGAATTGTTTCGGTATCAGATGGAGTTCTTGAAGAACTGGTTAACCTGAAACGATAA
- a CDS encoding flagellar FlbD family protein, with amino-acid sequence MIELTRLDKRKSEKFILNCELIETIEEKPDTTIRLNNGRTYVVVESSSQVVSKILTYKRNIFSR; translated from the coding sequence ATGATAGAATTAACGAGATTAGATAAAAGAAAAAGCGAGAAGTTCATTCTTAACTGCGAATTAATCGAAACAATCGAAGAAAAACCAGATACTACAATACGGCTAAACAACGGACGGACTTATGTTGTTGTGGAGAGTTCATCACAGGTAGTCTCCAAAATCCTTACCTATAAAAGGAATATCTTTAGCCGATGA
- a CDS encoding MotA/TolQ/ExbB proton channel family protein, which produces MEITVIIGYVLVVVALFFGMTFGSSGFDIGALANFFNAQSIFITIGGTFMVLLASFPFKAFTKIPKHLKMVFFKDKTDPMQYVETLVELSKEARRKGLLALEAKAAEIEDEFLKESVLRIVDAIEPDKLKIWFDQKLELIEMRNEEERKLYDFGAALGPAFGMIGTLIGLINMLKSMNLDGGAEKLGQDMSVALITTFYGSVIANVIFLPISNKVAIAQERDIMIKELIIEGVVSIKEGENPKYIEEKLMNFVEASNKKKKGEDGEGGDNKKEKKKKK; this is translated from the coding sequence ATGGAAATTACAGTAATTATCGGCTATGTATTAGTTGTGGTGGCACTTTTTTTTGGGATGACCTTTGGCTCCAGTGGATTTGATATTGGGGCTTTAGCAAACTTTTTTAATGCTCAAAGTATATTTATTACAATCGGTGGTACTTTTATGGTACTGCTGGCCTCCTTCCCTTTTAAGGCCTTCACAAAAATTCCCAAACATTTAAAGATGGTATTTTTTAAGGATAAGACAGATCCTATGCAATATGTGGAAACTCTGGTCGAACTTTCTAAAGAAGCCAGACGAAAAGGGCTTTTGGCCCTGGAAGCTAAAGCCGCTGAAATTGAGGACGAGTTTTTAAAGGAATCAGTACTGCGAATCGTCGATGCAATCGAGCCGGATAAGCTTAAAATCTGGTTCGATCAAAAGTTGGAACTCATTGAGATGCGTAATGAAGAAGAACGCAAGCTCTATGATTTTGGAGCGGCCTTAGGACCAGCTTTCGGGATGATCGGAACACTGATCGGTCTTATTAATATGCTAAAAAGTATGAACCTCGATGGCGGAGCTGAAAAACTGGGTCAGGATATGTCAGTCGCTTTAATTACCACCTTTTATGGGTCAGTCATTGCAAATGTAATTTTCCTCCCAATCTCTAATAAGGTAGCTATTGCTCAAGAACGGGATATCATGATTAAAGAGCTGATTATTGAGGGAGTTGTTTCCATCAAAGAAGGCGAAAATCCTAAATACATTGAGGAAAAATTGATGAACTTTGTTGAGGCTTCTAATAAGAAGAAAAAAGGCGAAGATGGAGAAGGCGGAGACAACAAAAAAGAAAAGAAAAAGAAGAAGTAG
- a CDS encoding flagellar motor protein MotB produces the protein MGRRKKGGGNGPNKDAWLNTYADMITLILVFFVLLFSMSTIDAAKYELLVEMFNPTALLDPTGEATDEADSATSTTEDVDVEDVVDLEELYQYLSEYVKNKGLEDQIKVSQGENVVGIQFMSSMFFQPDSAVLTTQGRQLMTDIGAAIRDVQDRIRAIRVDGHTAVADSPISDRDLSTDRANTVLKFLEAGYVSDPAKLLAVGYGQYHPIASNDTEEGRAQNRRVEIIISEDNDLIQDFQTIVESSGTEETNAETTQEGQ, from the coding sequence ATGGGAAGACGAAAAAAAGGGGGGGGGAATGGCCCCAATAAAGATGCATGGTTGAATACTTATGCGGACATGATTACCCTTATTCTTGTATTCTTTGTGCTTCTTTTTTCTATGTCAACGATTGATGCGGCCAAATACGAGCTGCTGGTTGAAATGTTTAACCCGACAGCACTTTTGGATCCCACAGGGGAAGCAACAGATGAAGCGGATTCTGCGACCTCGACAACCGAAGATGTGGACGTCGAGGATGTGGTGGATCTAGAGGAGTTGTATCAGTATTTAAGCGAGTATGTTAAAAACAAAGGTCTGGAAGATCAGATTAAGGTCTCCCAGGGGGAGAATGTCGTGGGAATTCAGTTTATGTCTTCAATGTTCTTTCAGCCTGATTCAGCAGTTTTAACAACCCAAGGACGTCAACTTATGACGGATATTGGTGCGGCGATTAGAGATGTTCAGGATCGTATAAGAGCAATACGTGTTGATGGACATACGGCAGTTGCCGATTCTCCAATTAGTGATCGTGACCTTTCCACTGACAGAGCAAATACTGTTCTTAAATTTCTGGAGGCTGGCTATGTAAGTGATCCGGCAAAATTATTGGCAGTTGGGTACGGTCAGTATCATCCCATTGCAAGTAATGATACCGAAGAAGGACGTGCCCAAAACCGACGGGTTGAAATTATTATTTCCGAAGATAATGATCTTATCCAGGATTTCCAGACTATTGTTGAATCATCGGGAACAGAAGAAACAAACGCAGAAACGACTCAGGAAGGACAATAG
- a CDS encoding FliM/FliN family flagellar motor switch protein, translating into MAEILSQSQIDSLLSSLVGGGGDMEESQEADSTSGKKVKDYDFRRPKLFTREQLKHLFSIYETYARLLSSHMTGILQTYSLIEIIEVEEQQYYEFNNALPDSVLMGLIDFQVKDSDAEEDMVIMDVSKEIGFASFDRLLGGTGKPLEEDREFTEIEVGVLEYFLKGMINLMKNAWFDYLEISPRLMKLETNSRIMQGIGTDDNVVIIVMNIKVNETLGKINVCIPASTLDMMFKKRETLKKRSQKRGDQAAEEARRKNIVDEIRKTTLELRGVLGEVEVMSQDILELEVGDIITLNKPVDTMVDLVVNDEVWFKGEMGHIKKKKAIAIKEILKRGSEPSE; encoded by the coding sequence ATGGCAGAAATCTTATCACAAAGTCAAATCGATAGCCTTTTAAGCAGCCTTGTTGGTGGCGGCGGCGATATGGAGGAGTCTCAGGAAGCGGATTCGACTTCGGGTAAAAAAGTCAAGGACTACGACTTCAGGAGACCTAAGCTATTTACTCGTGAACAGTTAAAACATCTGTTCAGTATTTATGAAACTTACGCCAGGTTGTTGTCTTCCCATATGACTGGAATCCTGCAGACTTATAGTCTGATTGAAATAATCGAGGTTGAAGAACAGCAGTACTATGAATTTAATAACGCTTTGCCTGATTCAGTCTTAATGGGATTGATTGATTTCCAGGTCAAAGACAGTGATGCTGAAGAAGATATGGTTATTATGGACGTTTCCAAAGAAATTGGTTTTGCCAGTTTTGATCGTTTGCTGGGAGGGACGGGAAAACCATTAGAGGAAGACCGGGAATTTACGGAGATAGAAGTTGGTGTTTTGGAATATTTTCTAAAGGGAATGATTAACCTGATGAAAAATGCCTGGTTCGACTATCTGGAAATATCGCCCCGCCTGATGAAATTGGAAACAAATTCTCGAATTATGCAGGGGATTGGAACCGACGATAATGTGGTGATTATCGTCATGAATATTAAGGTTAATGAAACTTTGGGAAAAATTAATGTTTGTATTCCTGCCAGTACCCTGGATATGATGTTCAAAAAAAGAGAGACATTAAAAAAGAGAAGTCAGAAACGTGGTGATCAGGCAGCCGAAGAGGCACGCCGTAAAAATATTGTTGATGAAATCAGAAAGACCACACTTGAATTGCGAGGCGTTTTGGGAGAAGTTGAAGTGATGTCTCAGGATATTTTGGAGCTGGAAGTGGGTGACATCATCACTTTAAATAAACCAGTGGATACGATGGTGGATCTGGTCGTAAATGATGAAGTCTGGTTTAAAGGTGAAATGGGACACATTAAGAAGAAAAAGGCCATAGCCATAAAAGAGATATTAAAGAGAGGAAGTGAGCCAAGCGAATGA
- the fliN gene encoding flagellar motor switch protein FliN yields the protein MTAEMNPEKLTDMEIDVIGEVMNISMGSAATAMSTILGTKVNITTPRIETVGVEEFEFTYLEPVIGVLINYVEGIDGSNVLLLKEEDMKKILSQLFGMEPGDEMEFDEISKSAIGEIMNQMMGSAAGALASFLGKVVNISPPSMLDTTSKTSVRELFALKGDNLVSIKFHLIIEDLVDSEFISAMEPSLAKEIVAMSMGVSGMEEEEEVVTPPPEPPPQTPPPQQAPTPDQPPQQAPPQQAPPQGYDQAYQQPPQGYEQPYQQAPPGQYQQPYQQAPPGQYQQPYQQAPPGQYQQPYQQVPPGQYQQAPPGQYQQMPPHPSENVVSHQQPVEVSNYNYRSFDAPEDQGNLVSADNLELIMSVPIQISVELGRTQKKIKDIAELTLGNIVELDRQAGDQVDVIANGRLIARGDVVVVDDNYSVKITEIIKTKEELNNKK from the coding sequence ATGACAGCAGAAATGAACCCCGAAAAATTAACCGATATGGAAATTGATGTAATCGGAGAGGTAATGAATATCAGTATGGGCTCAGCGGCTACGGCCATGTCGACCATACTCGGTACAAAGGTCAATATCACGACTCCGAGAATTGAAACTGTTGGGGTAGAGGAGTTTGAATTCACCTACCTGGAACCGGTTATTGGCGTACTAATCAATTATGTTGAAGGTATTGACGGTTCCAATGTTTTACTGTTAAAAGAAGAGGATATGAAAAAAATTCTGTCTCAGCTCTTTGGTATGGAGCCGGGTGATGAGATGGAATTTGATGAAATCAGTAAATCAGCCATCGGGGAAATTATGAACCAGATGATGGGGTCGGCAGCTGGGGCGCTTGCTTCCTTTCTGGGAAAGGTGGTTAATATATCGCCACCGTCGATGCTTGACACAACCAGTAAAACCAGTGTCAGGGAGCTTTTTGCACTAAAAGGCGATAATCTGGTTAGTATCAAATTTCACCTGATCATTGAAGATCTGGTAGACAGTGAATTTATCAGTGCCATGGAACCAAGTCTGGCTAAGGAAATTGTCGCTATGTCCATGGGTGTCAGCGGAATGGAAGAGGAAGAAGAAGTTGTTACGCCTCCTCCCGAGCCGCCGCCGCAAACTCCGCCACCGCAACAAGCACCAACACCGGACCAGCCGCCACAACAGGCACCGCCACAACAGGCACCGCCACAAGGCTATGACCAGGCTTATCAGCAACCTCCTCAGGGATATGAACAGCCATATCAGCAGGCACCGCCGGGACAGTATCAGCAGCCATATCAGCAGGCGCCACCGGGACAATACCAGCAACCATATCAGCAGGCGCCGCCGGGACAGTACCAGCAGCCCTATCAGCAGGTACCGCCGGGACAGTATCAGCAGGCACCTCCAGGACAATATCAGCAGATGCCGCCGCATCCTTCGGAGAATGTCGTATCGCATCAGCAGCCTGTAGAAGTCAGTAATTATAATTATCGTTCATTTGATGCTCCTGAGGACCAGGGAAATCTAGTATCTGCTGATAATCTGGAGCTAATAATGTCGGTTCCAATTCAAATCAGTGTTGAACTGGGTAGAACCCAGAAAAAAATTAAAGATATTGCAGAGTTGACACTGGGGAATATTGTGGAACTGGACCGTCAGGCAGGTGATCAGGTTGATGTAATTGCCAATGGCCGTCTGATAGCCAGGGGAGATGTTGTTGTTGTAGATGATAACTACAGTGTTAAAATCACTGAGATTATAAAAACAAAAGAAGAATTAAATAACAAAAAATAA
- a CDS encoding response regulator: protein MDKILIVDDAAFMRMMIKDSLKKGGYSEFIEAENGELALAAYKENTPDLVLLDITMPIMDGIQALQAIKGYNPQAKVVMCSAMGQEGMVVEAIKNGALDFIVKPFKADRLLQTVNSALGKA from the coding sequence ATGGATAAAATTTTAATTGTTGACGACGCAGCTTTTATGCGAATGATGATCAAGGATAGCCTGAAAAAGGGAGGATACTCGGAATTTATCGAGGCTGAAAATGGTGAGCTGGCTCTAGCCGCTTATAAGGAAAATACTCCTGATTTGGTCCTTTTAGACATTACAATGCCGATCATGGATGGTATTCAGGCGCTTCAGGCAATTAAAGGTTATAACCCACAGGCAAAAGTAGTCATGTGTTCAGCAATGGGTCAAGAGGGCATGGTTGTTGAAGCGATTAAAAATGGTGCACTTGATTTTATTGTTAAGCCATTTAAGGCCGATCGCCTGCTCCAGACCGTCAACAGTGCTTTAGGCAAAGCATAG
- the fliO gene encoding flagellar biosynthetic protein FliO has product MNDVFSVVLALLGTIGVLILTYYGSHWYAKRVARASGNITGGNHIKVVERIVVSKSSSLVIVDIEGQQLLLGISEQNISLIKELDTPLEIPVKKELSKDSFASILKSMKNKEQ; this is encoded by the coding sequence GTGAACGACGTTTTTTCGGTTGTGCTGGCGCTGCTTGGCACCATTGGTGTCCTGATCTTAACCTATTATGGCAGTCACTGGTATGCTAAACGTGTGGCTAGAGCTTCTGGCAATATCACTGGTGGCAACCACATCAAGGTGGTGGAACGGATTGTAGTCAGCAAGTCCAGTTCCCTGGTAATTGTAGATATAGAAGGACAGCAATTGTTGCTTGGAATCAGTGAACAGAATATTTCGCTGATAAAAGAACTGGATACTCCGCTTGAAATTCCGGTAAAAAAAGAGTTAAGTAAAGATAGCTTTGCCAGTATTTTAAAATCAATGAAAAATAAGGAACAGTAG
- the fliP gene encoding flagellar type III secretion system pore protein FliP (The bacterial flagellar biogenesis protein FliP forms a type III secretion system (T3SS)-type pore required for flagellar assembly.) — MKKKAVQMTQTIRQHSFKTLLGLCLIFILSANQVHASTIADMLVGEGSDSVRIVILMTLIAVIPSMLLMMTCFGRIIIVLSFLRNALGLQQTPPNQILVGLALATTLFIMSPVFSEINQVALQPYSAGTVDTQTFLTLASDPMQEWMLKQTTAEDVNLFLSLSGDENVQTLDGMDLPMTIVIPSFVISELKRAFLIGFLIYIPFMIIDMIVASVLMSMGMMMLPPVMISLPFKVMLFVVVDGWGLLIRTLVMTYN, encoded by the coding sequence ATGAAGAAAAAAGCAGTGCAAATGACTCAGACAATCAGACAACATTCTTTTAAAACACTGCTGGGCCTGTGTTTAATATTTATTCTTTCGGCGAATCAAGTTCATGCTTCAACGATTGCCGATATGCTGGTGGGAGAGGGGTCGGATTCCGTCAGAATTGTCATCCTGATGACTCTGATCGCCGTCATTCCGTCAATGCTTCTAATGATGACCTGTTTTGGTCGTATCATTATTGTTTTATCTTTTTTAAGAAACGCTTTAGGTCTTCAGCAGACGCCACCCAACCAGATTCTGGTTGGTTTAGCGCTGGCGACGACCTTATTTATTATGTCACCGGTGTTTAGCGAAATTAACCAGGTAGCCCTTCAGCCTTATAGTGCGGGAACGGTGGATACCCAAACTTTTTTAACTTTGGCCAGCGACCCAATGCAGGAATGGATGCTCAAGCAGACCACTGCAGAAGATGTGAATCTTTTCCTAAGTTTATCGGGTGATGAAAATGTTCAGACACTTGACGGAATGGATCTGCCGATGACCATTGTTATTCCTTCATTTGTAATCAGTGAGTTAAAACGGGCGTTTCTTATCGGTTTTCTGATATATATCCCTTTTATGATCATTGATATGATTGTAGCCAGTGTTTTAATGTCTATGGGGATGATGATGCTCCCGCCAGTTATGATTTCACTGCCTTTTAAGGTAATGCTTTTTGTTGTCGTTGATGGTTGGGGATTGCTCATTCGAACACTGGTCATGACATATAATTAG
- the fliQ gene encoding flagellar biosynthesis protein FliQ — MGTGQLMEVFRDAVATGLKVSAPILLVGMAVGLLISIIQAATSINEQTMTFVPKLLVMGLMLILFGGWMMQQMSDFTLRIFEFIATQI; from the coding sequence ATGGGAACAGGTCAATTAATGGAAGTATTTCGGGACGCAGTGGCAACTGGTCTAAAAGTGTCTGCACCGATTCTCCTGGTGGGAATGGCAGTTGGCTTGCTGATTTCAATTATTCAGGCAGCTACTTCAATCAATGAACAGACTATGACATTTGTACCTAAACTTTTAGTCATGGGACTGATGCTGATTCTTTTTGGGGGTTGGATGATGCAGCAGATGAGTGATTTTACGCTGCGAATCTTTGAATTTATCGCGACTCAGATTTAG
- a CDS encoding flagellar biosynthetic protein FliR, with the protein MDISLNQIFLFILAGSRITGMIMFNPILGRKNVPTIIQFGFSMSVALFAVNYMGDFDVMSLTTVEYMLAVLQGLAIGFVIGFITQMFLSVFQITGQMIDMQIGLSMASMYDPSTNINATITGNLLTAMYAMLFFVSNTHLALINVVVQSFQIVPVGTEVISSQIGVFFIELMTSILLYAVQLAIPLIITELIVEFAVGILMRLVPNINVFVVNLQVKIIVGVIVIITIIPSIGDFMLKIDTLMMEKISQALTMF; encoded by the coding sequence ATGGATATCAGCTTAAATCAGATTTTTTTATTTATACTGGCAGGTTCAAGAATTACGGGGATGATAATGTTTAATCCGATTTTGGGACGTAAAAATGTTCCGACGATTATACAGTTTGGATTTTCGATGTCGGTTGCCTTATTTGCCGTTAATTACATGGGTGATTTTGATGTCATGTCGCTCACAACCGTTGAATATATGCTGGCCGTGCTGCAAGGGCTGGCGATTGGTTTTGTAATTGGTTTTATTACCCAGATGTTTTTAAGCGTTTTTCAGATCACCGGTCAGATGATTGATATGCAAATTGGTTTAAGTATGGCTTCAATGTATGACCCCTCTACGAATATTAATGCCACAATCACAGGTAATCTTTTGACCGCCATGTATGCTATGCTGTTTTTCGTATCTAATACCCATTTGGCACTGATTAACGTAGTTGTCCAGTCATTTCAGATTGTACCGGTTGGTACAGAAGTGATTTCTTCACAGATTGGGGTGTTTTTCATCGAACTGATGACCTCGATTTTACTTTATGCAGTGCAATTAGCGATTCCTTTAATTATTACCGAGCTAATTGTAGAATTTGCAGTTGGTATTTTGATGAGACTGGTACCCAATATCAATGTTTTTGTTGTCAATCTTCAGGTTAAGATTATTGTAGGGGTTATTGTAATCATCACAATTATTCCATCAATTGGCGATTTTATGTTAAAAATTGATACCCTGATGATGGAGAAGATCTCTCAGGCCCTAACCATGTTTTGA